Proteins encoded within one genomic window of Deltaproteobacteria bacterium:
- a CDS encoding AbrB/MazE/SpoVT family DNA-binding domain-containing protein has translation MLAKKTSKNQITLPKEVVKSFPDAEYFDVSVKERRIILMPVRITPADAALEGIRDKLKKLGVTEDVVDEAVKWARKKKRQSR, from the coding sequence ATGCTTGCAAAGAAGACATCCAAAAACCAGATAACCCTGCCGAAGGAGGTCGTCAAGTCGTTCCCTGATGCCGAATACTTTGATGTTTCGGTAAAGGAAAGAAGGATAATTCTTATGCCGGTCAGGATAACCCCTGCTGATGCGGCGCTTGAAGGCATAAGGGACAAACTGAAAAAACTTGGCGTTACCGAAGATGTTGTTGACGAGGCAGTCAAATGGGCAAGAAAGAAAAAGCGGCAGTCAAGATAG
- a CDS encoding putative toxin-antitoxin system toxin component, PIN family — protein MGKKEKAAVKIVLDTNILISSLLFKGELAKVADLWKKGKIIPVFSKNTFDEFKTVLEYPKFSLTAQEMKVIIEEEVLPFFEVIEVADKIRGICRDADDDKFIGCAVSASADFIVTGDKDLLDIGRYKPACDEADRSVKILSASSFLRIFKSE, from the coding sequence ATGGGCAAGAAAGAAAAAGCGGCAGTCAAGATAGTCCTTGATACTAATATTCTCATATCATCTCTGCTGTTTAAAGGCGAACTTGCAAAAGTCGCAGACCTTTGGAAAAAGGGCAAGATTATCCCTGTTTTCTCCAAAAATACCTTTGACGAGTTTAAGACCGTTCTTGAATATCCGAAATTTTCCCTGACAGCGCAGGAGATGAAGGTGATTATTGAGGAAGAAGTCCTGCCTTTTTTTGAAGTAATTGAAGTTGCGGATAAAATCAGAGGAATATGCAGGGATGCCGATGATGATAAATTTATTGGCTGTGCCGTATCTGCATCAGCGGATTTTATTGTTACAGGAGACAAGGATTTGCTGGATATAGGCAGATACAAGCCTGCCTGTGACGAGGCAGACAGGTCTGTCAAGATTTTAAGCGCCTCTAGTTTTTTAAGGATATTTAAGAGCGAGTAA